Proteins encoded together in one Epinephelus moara isolate mb chromosome 2, YSFRI_EMoa_1.0, whole genome shotgun sequence window:
- the wdr74 gene encoding WD repeat-containing protein 74 yields the protein MGDTSRLCSVWLGSETGILKGVSLSRKQAFNFCNTSHLSRDQEVRALCWGDTAESELLVGSVDGTVKTFSTEKGVFTETRRCGDPAEGCFTGLAALSGSALVTCVECGTVRVWREDSSEPVTELNAGKNVCRMRQSPVHPHRVATGGKENGLKIWDLENPEKPVFTAKNLRDDWLDLRRPHWVRDMAFIPDSDKVVACTGYHQVHVFDPSCPQRRPVLEAEYGEHPLTALSLPAGGNTVVVGNTHGQIALLDLRKGLVRGCLKGLAGGVRGLQCHPSQPVVASCGLDRFLRIHSLEDRKLQHKVYLKSRLNCLLLASRDLEDGGGAAAGSQEVKEEDEDDEVWESMERVEERPKRKTTTEEEEEEEEEEEPQKKSKKKKRKKGQD from the exons ATGGGGGACACGAGCCGGCTGTGCTCCGTGTGGCTGGGCTCGGAGACCGGCATCCTGAAGGGGGTCAGTCTGTCCCGGAAACAGGCCTTCAACTTCTGCAACACGAGCCACCTGAGCCGGGACCAGGAGGTCCGCGCGCTGTGCTGGGGCGACACGGCGGAGAGCGAGCTGCTGGTCGGCTCCGTGGACGGAACCGTGAAGACCTTCAGCACCGAGAAAGGCGTCTTCACCGAGACCCGGCGCTGCGGAGACCCGGCGGAGGGCTGCTTCACCGGGCTGGCGGCGCTCAGCGGCTCCGCGCTGGTCACATGCGTGGAGTGCGGGACGGTGCGCGTGTGGAGGGAGGACAGCAGCGAGCCCGTGACGGAGCTGAACGCGGGGAAGAACGTGTGCAGGATGCGGCAGAGCCCGGTGCACCCGCACAGAGTCGCGACCGGCGGGAAGGAGAACGGGCTGAAGATCTGGGACCTGGAGAACCCCGAGAAACCCGTGTTCACCGCGAAGAACCTGCGGGACGACTGGCTGGATCTACGGCGGCCGCACTGGGTCAGAGACATGGCCTTCATCCCGGACTCGGACAAAGTGGTCGCGTGCACAGGTTACCATCAG GTCCACGTGTTCGATCCCTCCTGCCCTCAGCGGCGTCCCGTCCTGGAGGCCGAGTACGGCGAGCACCCGCTCACCGCTTTGTCCCTGCCCGCCGGCGGTAACACAGTGGTGGTGGGGAACACCCACGGCCAGATCGCCTTGCTGGACCTGAGGAAAGGTTTGGTGCGTGGCTGTCTGAAGGGGCTGGCGGGGGGCGTGCGGGGGCTGCAGTGTCACCCCTCCCAGCCCGTGGTCGCATCCTGCGGCCTGGACCGCTTCCTCCGAATCCACAGCCTGGAGGACCGCAAACTGCAGCACAAGGTCTACCTCAAGTCCCGCCTCAACTGCCTGCTGCTCGCCAGCCGAGACCTGGAGGATGGAGGCGGGGCGGCGGCGGGGTCtcaggaggtgaaggaggaagACGAGGATGACGAGGTGTGGGAGAGCATGGAACGGGTGGAGGAGAGGCcgaagagaaaaacaacaacagaggaggaggaggaggaggaggaggaggaagagccgCAGAAAAagagcaagaagaagaagagaaagaaaggacaAGACTGA
- the LOC126402975 gene encoding protein IWS1 homolog isoform X2, translating into MDGEEDDFMSASHSDDGGGTPVQDEHPASDGEEARSDGHQSEDDGSNDEDAPHAMKTSGVASGSDNELHRGADSDSEGEAPSRRHDDKSDSDGEAGRGRHNDDKSDSEGEAPRGRRRDDDKSDSEMEASRPADSDDDDDSPVKRRMSGSDNEEESPVKHGASDNEEGRRSPPAKRRGSSSDMEEGEKRPKAAADSDSENEQDKPAASPARRSNADSDSDTETPARRKAAQIDSDEEEEEKQQEKAEGGGGGKWKAVMQSDSEDEEEEGQTRKASAGSDGEQQQEEREQKDDSDDEDEKPVKRKKAILSDSEDEDEEKADKPVKRSRAVSDDENSDSDGGSVGPDKSLAAKLRELGSDSGSEDDERSKATATGKKDEKALFGSDSDSGDGDEEEKMIADIFGESGDEEEEEFTGFNQEDLEGEKKESKEKQQEVEEESDSDEGVDRSGQDTSFMSDFDIMLARRKAMNSRKRRHRDGGTFISDADDVVSAMISKMNEAAEEDRTLNSQKKPALKKLTLLPQVVMHLKKQDLKETFIDSGVMSAIKEWISPLPDKSLPALRIREELLRILQELPSVSQETLKHSGIGRSVMFLYKHPKESRANKDLALKLINEWSRPIFGLTSNYKGMTREERQQRDLDQQMPQRQRLSSGGQTPRRDLEKQLTGEEKALRPGDPGFCARARVPMPSNKDYVVRPKWNVEMESNRGPMKKGMSRVDKQMRRFADIRRLTKPGHAVKISVEGNRMPL; encoded by the exons ATGGACGGAGAGGAGGACGACTTCATGTCCGCGAGCCACTCCG ATGATGGAGGCGGCACGCCAGTTCAGGACGAACACCCGGCATCAGATGGTGAGGAGGCGAGGAGCGACGGACATCAGTCTGAG GACGACGGCAGCAATGATGAAGACGCCCCCCACGCCATGAAGACCAGCGGGGTGGCCAGCGGCTCCGACAATGAGTTACACCGAGGAGCCGACAGCGACTCAGAGGGCGAGGCCCCCAGCCGCCGTCATGACGACAAAAGTGACTCCGACGGTGAGGCTGGCAGGGGCCGCCACAACGATGACAAAAGCGACTCGGAAGGCGAGGCCCCCAGGGGCCGCCGTCGAGATGATGACAAAAGTGACTCTGAGATGGAGGCTTCACGTCCCGCTGACAGCGATGATGATGACGACTCGCCGGTCAAACGCAGGATGAGTGGCTCAGACAACGAGGAGGAGTCGCCCGTCAAACACGGAGCTTCAGACAACGAGGAGGGGCGAAGGTCGCCTCCCGCCAAACGCAGGGGGAGCAGCTCGGACatggaggaaggagagaagaggccCAAAGCGGCCGCAGACAGCGACTCGGAGAATGAACAGGACAAACCTGCGGCGTCCCCCGCCCGCCGGTCCAATGCAGACAGTGACTCTGACACAGAGACGCCTGCCAGACGTAAGGCGGCACAGATAGACtctgatgaggaggaggaggagaaacagcagGAGAAggcggagggaggaggaggagggaagtgGAAGGCTGTGATGCAGTCTGACAgtgaggacgaggaggaggagggacaaaCGAGGAAGGCTTCAGCAGGAAGTGAtggggagcagcagcaggaggagagggagcagaAAGATGACAGTGATGACGAGGATGAGAAGCCAG tgaagaggaagaaggCCATCCTGTCAGacagtgaggatgaggatgaggagaaaGCAGACAAACCAG TGAAGAGGAGTCGTGCAGTGTCAGATGACGAGAACTCTGACAGCGACGGCGGCTCTGTTGGTCCTGATAAGAGTCTGGCCGCCAAACTGAGAGAGCTCGGCTCGGACAGCGGGAGCGAGGACGACGAGAGGTCGAAGGCCACGGCCACGGGGAAGAAGGACGAGAAGGCGCTGTTTGGCAGCGACAGCGACTCTGGAGACGGCGATGAAGAGGA GAAAATGATCGCAGACATTTTTGGAGAGTCtggagatgaagaggaagaggagttcACG GGTTTCAACCAGGAGGACCTGGAGGGGGAGAAGAAGGAGTCcaaggagaagcagcaggaggtggaggaggagtcTGACTCTGATGAAGGAGTCGACCGCAGCGGCCAAGA CACCTCCTTCATGTCGGACTTTGACATCATGCTCGCTCGGAGGAAAGCCATGAACAGCAGGAAGAGGCGGCACCGCGACGGAGGGACGTTCATCAGCGACGCCGACGACGTGGTCAGCGCCATGATCTCCAAGATGAACGAAGCAGCAGAG GAAGATCGAACTCTGAACAGTCAGAAGAAACCAGCGCTGAAAAAACTCACTCTGCTGCCACAAGTCGTCATGCACCTCAAGAA ACAGGACTTGAAGGAGACGTTCATCGACAGCGGTGTGATGTCAGCCATTAAAGAGTGGATCAGTCCTCTTCCAGACAAATCACTGCCTGCTCTCAGAATCAGAGAGGAGCTACTCAGGATCCTACAGGAA CTGCCCAGCGTGAGTCAGGAGACTCTGAAGCACAGCGGGATCGGACGCTCCGTCATGTTCCTGTACAAACATCCCAAAGAATCTCGAGCCAACAAAGACCTCGCTCTCAAACTCATCA ATGAGTGGTCGCGGCCCATCTTCGGCTTGACGTCCAACTACAAGGGGATGACGAGAGAGGAGCGTCAGCAGAGAGATCTGGACCAGCAGATGCCTCAGAGACAACGACTGAG ctCTGGTGGTCAGACGCCTCGAAGAGACCTGGAGAAACAGCTGACCGGGGAGGAGAA AGCTCTGAGACCAGGTGACCCTGGGTTCTGTGCCAGGGCTCGGGTGCCGATGCCCTCCAACAAAGACTACGTGGTACGACCCAAATGGAACGTAGAGATGGAGTCCAACAGG GGTCCGATGAAGAAGGGTATGTCCCGTGTTGATAAACAGATGCGTAGATTTGCCGACATCCGCCGCCTGACGAAGCCGGGTCACGCTGTTAAAATCAGCGTTGAAGGCAACCGGATGCCTCTCTGA
- the LOC126402975 gene encoding protein IWS1 homolog isoform X1 gives MDGEEDDFMSASHSDDGGGTPVQDEHPASDGEEARSDGHQSEDDGSNDEDAPHAMKTSGVASGSDNELHRGADSDSEGEAPSRRHDDKSDSDGEAGRGRHNDDKSDSEGEAPRGRRRDDDKSDSEMEASRPADSDDDDDSPVKRRMSGSDNEEESPVKHGASDNEEGRRSPPAKRRGSSSDMEEGEKRPKAAADSDSENEQDKPAASPARRSNADSDSDTETPARRKAAQIDSDEEEEEKQQEKAEGGGGGKWKAVMQSDSEDEEEEGQTRKASAGSDGEQQQEEREQKDDSDDEDEKPVKRKKAILSDSEDEDEEKADKPAVKRSRAVSDDENSDSDGGSVGPDKSLAAKLRELGSDSGSEDDERSKATATGKKDEKALFGSDSDSGDGDEEEKMIADIFGESGDEEEEEFTGFNQEDLEGEKKESKEKQQEVEEESDSDEGVDRSGQDTSFMSDFDIMLARRKAMNSRKRRHRDGGTFISDADDVVSAMISKMNEAAEEDRTLNSQKKPALKKLTLLPQVVMHLKKQDLKETFIDSGVMSAIKEWISPLPDKSLPALRIREELLRILQELPSVSQETLKHSGIGRSVMFLYKHPKESRANKDLALKLINEWSRPIFGLTSNYKGMTREERQQRDLDQQMPQRQRLSSGGQTPRRDLEKQLTGEEKALRPGDPGFCARARVPMPSNKDYVVRPKWNVEMESNRGPMKKGMSRVDKQMRRFADIRRLTKPGHAVKISVEGNRMPL, from the exons ATGGACGGAGAGGAGGACGACTTCATGTCCGCGAGCCACTCCG ATGATGGAGGCGGCACGCCAGTTCAGGACGAACACCCGGCATCAGATGGTGAGGAGGCGAGGAGCGACGGACATCAGTCTGAG GACGACGGCAGCAATGATGAAGACGCCCCCCACGCCATGAAGACCAGCGGGGTGGCCAGCGGCTCCGACAATGAGTTACACCGAGGAGCCGACAGCGACTCAGAGGGCGAGGCCCCCAGCCGCCGTCATGACGACAAAAGTGACTCCGACGGTGAGGCTGGCAGGGGCCGCCACAACGATGACAAAAGCGACTCGGAAGGCGAGGCCCCCAGGGGCCGCCGTCGAGATGATGACAAAAGTGACTCTGAGATGGAGGCTTCACGTCCCGCTGACAGCGATGATGATGACGACTCGCCGGTCAAACGCAGGATGAGTGGCTCAGACAACGAGGAGGAGTCGCCCGTCAAACACGGAGCTTCAGACAACGAGGAGGGGCGAAGGTCGCCTCCCGCCAAACGCAGGGGGAGCAGCTCGGACatggaggaaggagagaagaggccCAAAGCGGCCGCAGACAGCGACTCGGAGAATGAACAGGACAAACCTGCGGCGTCCCCCGCCCGCCGGTCCAATGCAGACAGTGACTCTGACACAGAGACGCCTGCCAGACGTAAGGCGGCACAGATAGACtctgatgaggaggaggaggagaaacagcagGAGAAggcggagggaggaggaggagggaagtgGAAGGCTGTGATGCAGTCTGACAgtgaggacgaggaggaggagggacaaaCGAGGAAGGCTTCAGCAGGAAGTGAtggggagcagcagcaggaggagagggagcagaAAGATGACAGTGATGACGAGGATGAGAAGCCAG tgaagaggaagaaggCCATCCTGTCAGacagtgaggatgaggatgaggagaaaGCAGACAAACCAG cAGTGAAGAGGAGTCGTGCAGTGTCAGATGACGAGAACTCTGACAGCGACGGCGGCTCTGTTGGTCCTGATAAGAGTCTGGCCGCCAAACTGAGAGAGCTCGGCTCGGACAGCGGGAGCGAGGACGACGAGAGGTCGAAGGCCACGGCCACGGGGAAGAAGGACGAGAAGGCGCTGTTTGGCAGCGACAGCGACTCTGGAGACGGCGATGAAGAGGA GAAAATGATCGCAGACATTTTTGGAGAGTCtggagatgaagaggaagaggagttcACG GGTTTCAACCAGGAGGACCTGGAGGGGGAGAAGAAGGAGTCcaaggagaagcagcaggaggtggaggaggagtcTGACTCTGATGAAGGAGTCGACCGCAGCGGCCAAGA CACCTCCTTCATGTCGGACTTTGACATCATGCTCGCTCGGAGGAAAGCCATGAACAGCAGGAAGAGGCGGCACCGCGACGGAGGGACGTTCATCAGCGACGCCGACGACGTGGTCAGCGCCATGATCTCCAAGATGAACGAAGCAGCAGAG GAAGATCGAACTCTGAACAGTCAGAAGAAACCAGCGCTGAAAAAACTCACTCTGCTGCCACAAGTCGTCATGCACCTCAAGAA ACAGGACTTGAAGGAGACGTTCATCGACAGCGGTGTGATGTCAGCCATTAAAGAGTGGATCAGTCCTCTTCCAGACAAATCACTGCCTGCTCTCAGAATCAGAGAGGAGCTACTCAGGATCCTACAGGAA CTGCCCAGCGTGAGTCAGGAGACTCTGAAGCACAGCGGGATCGGACGCTCCGTCATGTTCCTGTACAAACATCCCAAAGAATCTCGAGCCAACAAAGACCTCGCTCTCAAACTCATCA ATGAGTGGTCGCGGCCCATCTTCGGCTTGACGTCCAACTACAAGGGGATGACGAGAGAGGAGCGTCAGCAGAGAGATCTGGACCAGCAGATGCCTCAGAGACAACGACTGAG ctCTGGTGGTCAGACGCCTCGAAGAGACCTGGAGAAACAGCTGACCGGGGAGGAGAA AGCTCTGAGACCAGGTGACCCTGGGTTCTGTGCCAGGGCTCGGGTGCCGATGCCCTCCAACAAAGACTACGTGGTACGACCCAAATGGAACGTAGAGATGGAGTCCAACAGG GGTCCGATGAAGAAGGGTATGTCCCGTGTTGATAAACAGATGCGTAGATTTGCCGACATCCGCCGCCTGACGAAGCCGGGTCACGCTGTTAAAATCAGCGTTGAAGGCAACCGGATGCCTCTCTGA